One region of Leishmania panamensis strain MHOM/PA/94/PSC-1 chromosome 28 sequence genomic DNA includes:
- a CDS encoding ribosomal protein S26, putative (TriTrypDB/GeneDB-style sysID: LpmP.28.0550) yields the protein MTTKRRNHGRSKPPHSRGRVKPVHCFNCGRLTPKDKAVGRFVVRRMLDAASARDVAEASPVYGANFPMPKLYMKQRFCIACAIHSRTVRARPVESRKTRYTKKVPFRPVGKK from the coding sequence ATGACGACCAAGCGCCGCAACCACGGACGTTCGAAACCCCCGCACAGCCGCGGTCGCGTCAAGCCAGTCCACTGCTTCAACTGCGGCCGTCTGACTCCGAAGGATAAGGCTGTCGGTCGCTTTGTGGTGCGCCGCATGCTGGATGCCGCTTCCGCCCGCGATGTGGCGGAGGCGTCCCCGGTGTACGGTGCGAACTTCCCGATGCCGAAGCTGTACATGAAGCAGCGCTTCTGCATTGCGTGCGCCATCCACAGCCGCACTGTGCGCGCCCGCCCGGTCGAGAGTCGCAAGACGCGCTACACGAAGAAGGTGCCGTTCCGCCCGGTCGGTAAGAAGTAA
- the RAD51 gene encoding DNA repair protein RAD51, putative (TriTrypDB/GeneDB-style sysID: LpmP.28.0560), whose product MQTRSKAKTRRGRPSAQPVEEVEVMESQPQECLQNEEQVFQPQQGTGVAEPNASGFRVIQILENYGVASSDIKKLMEYGFYTVESAAYAPKKAILAVKGISENKAEKIMAECAKLVPMGFTSAVAYHEARKEIIMVTTGSREVDKLLGGGIETGSITELFGEFRTGKTQLCHTLCVTCQLPISQGGAEGMALYIDTEGTFRPERLAAVAERYKLDPEDVLANVACARAFNTDHQQQLLLQASAMMAENRFALIIVDSATALYRTDYSGRNELAARQMHLGKFLRSLHNLAEEYGVAVVVTNQVVANVDGSAQMFQADAKKPIGGHIMAHASTTRLSLRKGRGEQRIIKVYDSPCLAEAEAIFGIYNDGVGDARD is encoded by the coding sequence ATGCAGACCCGTTCCAAGGCCAAGACTCGCCGTGGTCGTCCGTCGGCGCAGCCTGTTGAGGAGGTTGAGGTGATGGAGAGTCAGCCGCAGGAGTGTCTCCAGAATGAAGAGCAGGTATttcagccgcagcagggcaCAGGGGTGGCGGAGCCGAACGCAAGTGGCTTTCGTGTTATTCAGATCTTGGAGAACTACGGCGTGGCCAGCTCGGACATCAAAAAGCTGATGGAGTACGGCTTTTACACGGTCGAGTCAGCGGCTTATGCCCCGAAGAAGGCCATCCTGGCAGTGAAGGGGATCAGTGAGAACAAGGCCGAAAAGATTATGGCAGAGTGCGCCAAACTCGTGCCGATGGGCTTCACTTCGGCGGTTGCCTACCACGAGGCACGCAAGGAGATCATTATGGTTACTACTGGCAGCCGCGAGGTGGACAAGCttctcggcggcggcatcgaaACTGGAAGCATCACGGAGCTCTTCGGGGAGTTCCGCACTGGCAAgacgcagctctgccacacGCTGTGCGTGACATGCCAGCTGCCGATCTCGCAGGGTGGCGCGGAGGGCATGGCGCTCTACATTGACACCGAAGGCACTTTCCGCCCTGAGCGCcttgcggcagtggcggagcGGTACAAGCTGGACCCGGAGGATGTGCTTGCTAACgtggcgtgtgcgcgggCCTTCAACACGGatcaccagcagcagctcttgtTGCAGGCCTCCGCCATGATGGCCGAGAATCGTTTTGCGCTCATCATCGTTGACTCTGCAACCGCCCTGTACCGCACAGACTACAGCGGCCGGAATGAGCTCGCAGCACGGCAGATGCACCTCGGCAAGTTTTTGCGTTCACTGCACAACCTTGCCGAGGAGTatggggtggcggtggttgTCACGAACCAGGTAGTGGCCAATGTGGACGGCTCGGCACAGATGTTTCAGGCGGACGCCAAGAAGCCGATTGGGGGTCACATCATGGCTCACGCCTCGACGACGCGGCTTAGCCTGCGCAAGGGTCGCGGTGAGCAGCGTATCATCAAGGTGTACGACTCACCGTGCCTAGCTGAAGCCGAGGCAATCTTTGGCATCTACAATGATGGCGTTGGTGACGCTCGAGATTGA